One genomic window of Novosphingobium aureum includes the following:
- a CDS encoding NAD(P)/FAD-dependent oxidoreductase: MSHVGVVGAGVVGLSSALALLDAGHMVTLFDDDEGAQAPSWGNAGHIAAEQVAPLASFDTVRSVPSRLFCTGGALALPPAQIARWLPFSTRLLLASTPSRFARGRDAMRSLLAEAVPAWRALVDRIGAPALLRDEGHYVAWYDAVAARKGTAAWQAADTGTASPRPASAEELLRLGALGKKPLAGALRFSGTAQVADLDSLRRSLVEAFLAKGGVLRRGKAAIERQADRVQVIGHPTDQVLVCAGVHSRVLLEGIGHKLPMIAERGYHVRADAAYWPEDLPPIAFEERAMIVTRYRECVQAASFVEFASPDAPADPRKWERLERHIAELGLPITGPFRRWMGARPTLPDYLPAIGRSSRIGNLFYACGHQHLGLTLAPITARIVTALVDGATPPVPVEAFDIDRFA; the protein is encoded by the coding sequence ATGAGCCACGTGGGGGTGGTCGGGGCAGGTGTCGTCGGACTGTCGAGCGCGCTGGCGTTGCTCGATGCCGGACACATGGTCACGCTGTTCGACGACGACGAGGGCGCCCAGGCGCCATCATGGGGCAACGCCGGGCACATTGCGGCAGAACAGGTCGCTCCGCTGGCATCGTTCGATACCGTGCGTTCGGTGCCCTCGCGCCTGTTCTGCACCGGCGGAGCGCTGGCGCTGCCCCCGGCGCAGATTGCGCGCTGGTTGCCGTTCTCGACGCGGTTGCTGCTGGCCAGCACTCCTTCGCGTTTCGCACGCGGGCGCGATGCTATGCGCTCGCTGCTCGCCGAAGCGGTCCCCGCCTGGCGCGCGCTGGTTGACCGGATAGGTGCGCCGGCGCTGCTGCGCGACGAGGGGCATTACGTTGCCTGGTACGATGCCGTGGCTGCACGCAAGGGCACAGCGGCCTGGCAGGCGGCGGATACCGGAACGGCGAGCCCGCGCCCCGCAAGCGCAGAAGAACTCCTGCGTCTCGGCGCACTGGGCAAAAAGCCATTGGCTGGAGCCTTGCGCTTTTCGGGCACCGCGCAGGTCGCCGATCTCGACAGCCTGCGCCGCAGCCTCGTCGAGGCCTTTCTCGCCAAGGGTGGCGTCCTGCGCCGCGGAAAGGCCGCGATCGAGCGGCAGGCGGACAGGGTGCAGGTGATCGGTCACCCCACGGATCAGGTGCTCGTCTGTGCGGGCGTGCATTCGCGCGTACTGCTGGAAGGGATCGGTCACAAGCTGCCGATGATCGCCGAGCGCGGCTACCATGTGCGCGCCGACGCGGCATACTGGCCCGAGGACCTGCCGCCCATCGCTTTCGAGGAGCGTGCGATGATCGTCACGCGCTACCGCGAGTGCGTGCAGGCGGCGAGCTTCGTCGAGTTCGCCAGCCCCGATGCGCCCGCCGATCCGCGCAAGTGGGAGCGGCTGGAGCGCCATATTGCAGAGCTTGGCCTGCCGATCACCGGGCCGTTCCGGCGCTGGATGGGCGCACGCCCGACGCTGCCCGACTATCTGCCCGCAATCGGGCGTTCCTCGCGTATTGGGAACCTCTTCTACGCCTGCGGTCACCAGCATCTCGGGCTCACGCTCGCGCCGATCACGGCGCGCATCGTCACCGCGCTTGTCGACGGTGCCACGCCGCCCGTCCCGGTCGAGGCCTTCGACATCGACCGCTTCGCCTGA
- a CDS encoding DUF5695 domain-containing protein codes for MTKQFSRQLAGALRHVQTIRRLPRRAVLKAGAASLLLPALARRAQAETVLPERLVSRRIGGEGTLFAAGFDKGMVTSLHASGHEALGDFILQGGYLGQVRGKWRAAGGDGSWRAFDTATMTPARSAAIRTGSETRYTLARGLALIVRFVLSGEGLRFDVDIENARGVAIEFGDLAVPLPVNELQASGGKDPAGLLKHSFVSGHGSHIFWQRKDVATPWLAMFPQSGTALEYWDTPRGKGTPFCVYFNAACAVEEVRKAGSRWRLPASIRSVPAGETLRQGVHFELVEGYDDMRRAIADHGLVDVEVIPGMTVPSDLEVTLSLGSRIPVARLEAEHPGETRIEAAGMRAGRQLYRVAFSRLGENQLTLVQTDGSRTTLEFFATEPVETLIAKRGAFIAAHQHNDPAKWYNGLLGEWAMDSEVLLGPDNYDRIGGWRIYEVTCDDPGLSKPAFLGLKLAEYPVQAEVDALDRYIEHFVWGGLQQTTEEPYPYGIYGILDWKRNRESDDPGDKGRKHLWRPYDYPHIVAMYFGMYRAARHHPGIATHMAPLDYLQRAFGTARAMFTVPDELVGWDAWNIGYYNEIVLTDLIEALDAEGLADEAREIRSFWEKKVHHFVEEVEDLFVSEYAFDSTGFESTQAMARYAIDRPGQFPGPRARAFRERQMQANLFCRGWLEPSYYYLGSDYRGQGGDAYVLTYMSQMGGWGVLDYALNDAEEAHGLLRLGHASALSSWALMNTGTPESDYGYWFGGKANDGGAGGGFEPAALGMTWLDQPHRHGSWYYSCEIDLGFCGGLRAAATTLVDDPLFGRVALGGTLETRAPATLAIVPRDGVRRRFHVRLDALGFDVQVGSGARLSGREPIMVDVEAATCSLTLEHGAGPAREIVLQARPRGKGRASVSLAAGAPLVENARGWIVPLAGDTTQTRLTLSFA; via the coding sequence ATGACCAAGCAGTTCTCCCGGCAACTGGCCGGTGCCCTTCGCCACGTCCAGACCATCCGCCGCCTGCCGCGCCGCGCTGTCCTCAAGGCAGGAGCGGCAAGTCTGCTGCTGCCTGCGCTCGCGCGCCGAGCGCAGGCCGAGACCGTCCTGCCCGAACGCTTGGTCTCGCGCCGGATCGGCGGCGAGGGGACGCTGTTCGCCGCCGGGTTCGACAAGGGCATGGTCACCAGCCTTCATGCGAGCGGGCACGAGGCGCTGGGCGACTTCATCCTGCAGGGCGGGTATCTCGGGCAGGTACGCGGCAAGTGGCGCGCAGCCGGTGGCGATGGCAGCTGGCGCGCCTTCGATACCGCGACGATGACGCCTGCGCGCAGCGCGGCCATCCGCACCGGCAGCGAGACCCGCTACACGCTCGCGCGCGGGCTGGCGCTGATCGTGCGCTTCGTGCTTTCGGGCGAGGGGCTGCGCTTCGACGTCGACATCGAGAACGCGCGCGGTGTCGCGATCGAGTTCGGCGACCTTGCGGTGCCGCTGCCGGTCAACGAGCTGCAGGCGAGCGGGGGCAAGGACCCGGCGGGCCTGCTCAAGCACAGCTTCGTCTCGGGACATGGCTCGCACATCTTCTGGCAGCGCAAGGACGTCGCGACGCCGTGGCTGGCGATGTTCCCCCAGTCAGGCACTGCGCTCGAGTACTGGGATACGCCCAGGGGCAAGGGCACGCCCTTCTGTGTCTACTTCAACGCCGCCTGCGCGGTCGAGGAAGTACGCAAGGCAGGCTCGCGCTGGCGACTGCCCGCCTCGATCCGCAGCGTGCCTGCGGGCGAGACGCTGCGTCAGGGCGTGCACTTCGAACTGGTCGAGGGCTATGACGACATGCGCCGCGCGATCGCCGATCACGGTCTCGTCGACGTCGAGGTGATACCCGGCATGACCGTGCCGAGCGACCTCGAGGTCACGCTTTCGCTGGGCTCGCGCATCCCGGTCGCGCGGCTCGAGGCGGAACATCCCGGCGAGACCCGCATCGAGGCGGCGGGCATGCGCGCCGGACGCCAGCTCTACCGCGTCGCCTTCTCGCGCCTTGGCGAAAACCAGCTCACGCTCGTCCAGACCGACGGCAGCCGCACCACGCTCGAGTTCTTCGCGACAGAGCCGGTCGAGACGCTGATCGCCAAGCGCGGCGCCTTCATCGCGGCGCACCAGCACAATGACCCGGCCAAGTGGTATAACGGATTGCTCGGCGAATGGGCGATGGACAGCGAAGTCCTGCTCGGCCCCGACAACTACGACCGCATCGGGGGCTGGCGCATCTACGAGGTGACCTGCGACGATCCCGGCCTGTCCAAGCCCGCGTTTCTCGGCCTCAAGCTTGCCGAATATCCGGTGCAGGCCGAAGTCGATGCGCTCGATCGCTACATCGAGCATTTCGTCTGGGGCGGTCTCCAGCAGACGACCGAGGAGCCCTATCCCTACGGCATCTACGGTATCCTCGACTGGAAGCGGAACCGCGAGAGCGACGATCCCGGCGACAAGGGGCGCAAGCACCTGTGGCGCCCTTATGACTACCCGCACATTGTCGCGATGTACTTTGGTATGTACCGCGCCGCGCGTCATCACCCCGGCATCGCGACGCACATGGCCCCGCTCGACTATCTCCAGCGCGCTTTCGGCACGGCGCGCGCGATGTTCACCGTGCCCGACGAACTCGTCGGCTGGGATGCCTGGAACATCGGCTATTACAACGAGATCGTCCTCACCGACCTGATCGAGGCGCTGGACGCGGAGGGGCTGGCCGACGAGGCGCGAGAGATCCGCAGCTTCTGGGAAAAGAAGGTCCATCATTTCGTCGAGGAGGTCGAGGACCTGTTCGTCTCGGAATATGCTTTCGATTCCACCGGCTTCGAATCGACGCAGGCCATGGCGCGCTACGCCATCGACCGGCCGGGCCAGTTCCCCGGCCCGCGTGCGCGGGCCTTCCGCGAGCGGCAGATGCAGGCGAACCTGTTCTGCCGGGGCTGGCTCGAGCCGAGCTACTATTACCTCGGCAGCGACTATCGCGGACAGGGCGGCGATGCCTACGTGCTCACATATATGTCGCAGATGGGCGGCTGGGGTGTGCTCGACTACGCGCTCAACGATGCCGAAGAGGCACATGGCCTTCTGCGTCTGGGCCATGCATCGGCGCTGAGCAGCTGGGCGCTGATGAATACCGGCACGCCCGAGAGCGACTATGGCTACTGGTTCGGCGGCAAGGCCAACGATGGTGGCGCAGGCGGCGGTTTCGAGCCTGCAGCGCTGGGTATGACCTGGCTCGACCAGCCGCACCGTCACGGCTCGTGGTACTACTCGTGCGAGATCGACCTTGGCTTTTGCGGCGGCCTTCGCGCCGCCGCGACGACGCTGGTCGACGATCCGCTGTTCGGCCGGGTGGCGCTCGGGGGAACGCTGGAGACGCGTGCGCCCGCAACACTGGCAATCGTGCCGCGCGATGGCGTGCGGCGCCGCTTCCACGTCCGCCTCGATGCGCTCGGCTTCGACGTCCAGGTGGGAAGCGGGGCACGGCTGTCGGGCCGCGAGCCGATCATGGTCGATGTCGAGGCCGCGACCTGCAGCCTCACGCTCGAACATGGCGCAGGACCGGCGCGCGAGATCGTGCTGCAGGCGAGGCCACGCGGCAAGGGCAGGGCCTCTGTCTCGCTCGCTGCTGGCGCACCGCTGGTGGAGAACGCGCGCGGCTGGATCGTCCCGCTCGCCGGCGACACGACGCAAACCCGGCTCACGCTGAGCTTTGCGTGA
- a CDS encoding anti-sigma factor family protein has product MSVTREELMAYADGELAGADAARIEAALSADPALAREVAAHRALRARLKDRLDPVRDEPVPDALSAMIAAAAREDEHGAARLAQAERPKVISLAYVREERARKRAERTQEAITPPPTGLRWGNGLAIAASLVLGLFLGTQVPIGKGAVRESDGALVASGALALGLESRLAANQASGDAPLRILTSFRRGDGDYCRVFDNSATAGIACKDDDRWILERTMASGAGTSGAYRQAGSADAELMAAAQDMAQGAPLDAEGEARAKARGWSD; this is encoded by the coding sequence ATGAGCGTGACGCGCGAGGAACTGATGGCCTATGCCGACGGCGAGCTTGCGGGCGCGGACGCTGCGCGCATCGAGGCTGCGCTGTCGGCGGACCCGGCGCTCGCCCGGGAGGTTGCCGCGCACCGCGCCTTGCGCGCACGGCTCAAGGACCGGCTCGATCCCGTCCGCGACGAACCCGTGCCCGACGCGCTCAGCGCAATGATCGCGGCTGCCGCGCGCGAAGACGAGCATGGCGCAGCGCGGCTCGCGCAGGCCGAACGCCCCAAGGTCATCAGCCTCGCCTATGTCCGCGAGGAACGGGCCCGCAAGCGGGCCGAGCGCACGCAGGAAGCCATCACGCCACCTCCCACAGGACTGCGCTGGGGCAACGGTCTCGCCATCGCCGCTTCGCTGGTGCTGGGCCTGTTCCTCGGCACGCAGGTTCCCATCGGCAAGGGCGCTGTGCGCGAGAGCGACGGTGCGCTGGTCGCCTCGGGCGCATTGGCGCTGGGCCTCGAAAGCAGGCTCGCGGCCAATCAGGCGAGCGGCGACGCGCCCTTGCGCATCCTCACCAGCTTCCGGCGCGGCGACGGCGATTACTGCCGGGTCTTCGACAATTCCGCGACCGCCGGCATCGCCTGCAAGGACGATGATCGCTGGATCCTCGAGCGCACCATGGCGAGCGGCGCAGGCACCAGCGGTGCCTACCGGCAAGCGGGTTCCGCCGATGCCGAACTCATGGCAGCCGCACAGGACATGGCCCAAGGCGCACCGCTCGACGCCGAAGGCGAAGCGCGCGCCAAAGCGCGCGGCTGGAGCGACTAG
- a CDS encoding RNA polymerase sigma factor: protein MNRFCEDLTDLLPRLRRFARGLTQDAADADDLCQQTVERALKARHQWQEGTRLDAWVYRIMRNQWIDEVRARSRRSQTFTHEDEGLNVGNTGHEDAENLVELGNVERALALLPAEQREAVVLVLVEGFAYKEAAEILGVPQGTLTSRLGRGREALMKQLGEAA from the coding sequence ATGAACCGCTTCTGCGAGGACCTGACCGACCTGCTGCCGCGCCTCAGGCGCTTCGCACGTGGCCTCACGCAGGATGCGGCGGATGCCGACGACCTGTGCCAGCAGACCGTCGAGCGCGCGCTCAAGGCCCGCCACCAGTGGCAGGAGGGCACGCGCCTCGATGCCTGGGTCTACCGGATCATGCGCAATCAGTGGATCGACGAGGTGCGCGCGCGTTCACGCCGTTCGCAGACATTCACGCACGAGGACGAAGGACTGAACGTGGGGAATACCGGACACGAGGACGCGGAAAACCTGGTCGAGCTGGGCAATGTCGAGCGCGCTCTCGCGCTCCTTCCCGCAGAACAGCGCGAGGCGGTGGTGCTCGTGCTCGTCGAGGGTTTCGCCTACAAGGAAGCCGCCGAGATCCTCGGCGTCCCGCAAGGCACGCTGACCTCGCGACTGGGACGCGGGCGCGAGGCGCTGATGAAGCAACTGGGAGAAGCCGCATGA
- a CDS encoding S8 family serine peptidase, protein MAGSKWTRRALGAAVLLLAAAPLHAQLGAGLPVDPAGTLGSIGERVGEALDDARRSALDPFEGNVRQLRDLARERVRRLASFVSDNQGAVEWDDERQPAVRGEVLLLDPDAQALALAGARGYRVIEQGSIAGLDIPFARLAVPEGTDLDDALKRLRKALPGREISADQLHFPAGTTAPSGQAGASSAALPRGGTVGVIDGGLAAGSAARLVAQKGFARGAPRQDEHAAAIASLLTGAGTARLYAADVYGSDPAGGNALAIARALGWMHEGGVPVVSISLVGPPNPLLARAVAKVQQDGMVVVAAVGNDGAAAPPAYPASYPGVVAVTGVDGAGRVLIEAGRAGHLDYAAPGADMSALVPGKGRIDLRGTSFAAPLAAARIAARLKEAGAARAALGLVDGEALHPSRSTGRGVVCNICRSGL, encoded by the coding sequence ATGGCTGGATCGAAATGGACACGCAGGGCGCTGGGGGCCGCCGTGCTGCTGCTGGCAGCGGCGCCGCTCCATGCGCAGCTGGGCGCGGGGCTGCCCGTCGATCCGGCAGGTACGCTCGGTTCGATCGGCGAGCGTGTCGGGGAAGCGCTCGATGACGCCAGGCGCTCTGCCCTCGATCCGTTCGAAGGAAACGTGCGCCAGTTGCGCGATCTCGCGCGCGAGCGGGTGCGGCGCCTCGCTTCGTTCGTCTCGGACAACCAGGGCGCTGTCGAATGGGACGACGAGCGCCAGCCCGCGGTGCGCGGCGAAGTCCTGCTGCTCGACCCTGACGCACAGGCGCTCGCGCTTGCCGGGGCTCGCGGATATCGCGTGATCGAACAGGGCAGCATCGCCGGTCTCGACATCCCCTTCGCCCGGCTTGCGGTTCCCGAGGGGACCGACCTCGATGATGCCCTCAAGCGCCTGCGCAAGGCGCTGCCCGGCCGCGAGATCAGCGCCGACCAGCTGCATTTCCCCGCCGGGACGACGGCGCCGTCCGGCCAAGCGGGTGCGAGCAGTGCGGCCTTGCCGCGTGGCGGCACCGTCGGCGTCATCGACGGAGGCCTCGCTGCGGGCAGTGCGGCGCGGCTCGTCGCGCAGAAGGGCTTTGCCAGGGGCGCGCCGAGGCAGGACGAACATGCCGCCGCCATCGCCTCGCTGCTCACCGGAGCCGGCACCGCGAGGCTCTATGCGGCCGACGTCTACGGATCGGACCCGGCAGGCGGCAATGCCCTCGCCATCGCGCGCGCGCTCGGCTGGATGCACGAGGGCGGGGTGCCGGTGGTCTCGATCAGCCTCGTGGGGCCGCCCAATCCGCTGCTCGCGCGTGCGGTCGCGAAAGTGCAGCAAGACGGCATGGTGGTCGTCGCGGCGGTCGGCAACGATGGTGCCGCTGCGCCGCCTGCCTATCCCGCGAGCTATCCCGGCGTCGTCGCGGTGACCGGGGTGGATGGCGCGGGGCGCGTGCTGATCGAGGCCGGGCGTGCTGGCCATCTCGACTATGCAGCGCCCGGTGCGGACATGTCGGCGCTGGTCCCGGGCAAGGGGCGCATCGACCTGCGCGGAACGTCCTTCGCCGCCCCGCTCGCCGCTGCGCGCATCGCCGCGCGCCTGAAGGAGGCAGGAGCCGCGCGCGCGGCACTCGGGCTGGTCGACGGCGAGGCGCTGCATCCCTCGCGCAGCACCGGGCGCGGCGTCGTCTGCAACATCTGCCGCTCGGGGCTCTAG